Below is a window of Acidobacteriota bacterium DNA.
CCCGCATCCAGACCTTCAAGGAGCTGATGCTGCCGCAGATCCTGGAGAAGATCTGCGAAGAGCAGCGCGGCCTGGTGCTGGTCACCGGTACGACCGGGTCGGGAAAGTCGACCACCCTTGCGTCGATGATCGATTTCATCAACACGCGCCGGATCGAACACATCATGACCATCGAGGATCCGATCGAGTTCCTCCACCGGGACAAGAAGTCGATCATCAACCAACGAGAGGTCGACGTCGATACCAAGCAGTTCTCCTCCGCACTCCGGTCGGCCATGCGTCAGGATCCCGATGTGATTCTGGTCGGTGAGATGCGTGACTACGAGACGATCGAGACCGCCTTGCTGGCGGCGGAGACCGGGCACCTTGTTCTGTCGACTCTGCACACGGTCGATGCGACCGAGACCGTCAACCGGATCATTTCGGTCTTCCCCCCTCACCAGCAGAAGCAGATTCGAATCCAACTCTCGGCGGTGCTGAAGGCAATCGTCTCCATGCGCCTTTTACCGCGAGCCGACGGACTCGGCCGGGTGCCGGCGGTGGAGGTCCTGATCTCTACCGGCTACATCCGGGACTGTGTCGAGAACAAAGAAAAGACCAAGCTGATCAGGGACGCCAT
It encodes the following:
- a CDS encoding type IV pilus twitching motility protein PilT, which produces MHINDILKVAVERKASDVHIKVGAHPVLRIDGRLQVLTEFKRMMQEDTIAMAFSMMSSRQKERFKHLLETDIAYSVPGMGRFRCNIFQQRGSVGLVLRLIPARIQTFKELMLPQILEKICEEQRGLVLVTGTTGSGKSTTLASMIDFINTRRIEHIMTIEDPIEFLHRDKKSIINQREVDVDTKQFSSALRSAMRQDPDVILVGEMRDYETIETALLAAETGHLVLSTLHTVDATETVNRIISVFPPHQQKQIRIQLSAVLKAIVSMRLLPRADGLGRVPAVEVLISTGYIRDCVENKEKTKLIRDAIVQGTSQYGMQTFDQSLYLLYKNGLITLEEALRRATNPDEFKLKIQGIQSTADISREEMEGVLELGAETDLDPFAEESPFEFGNES